The sequence CCCAGCGCCATTCACCGCAAGCGAATCGTAAAACCCTTAGCCACCGGCGTTAAAATCATCGACGCGACCCTGACATGGGGGCAAGGGCAGCGCATCGGCGTTTTCTCTGGCAGCGGCGTAGGCAAGAGTACGCTGATGGGCATGATCGCCCGCGCCACGGAGGCGGATGTCAACGTCATCGGCCTCATCGGTGAACGCGGACGCGAAGTGCGCGAGTTTATCGAGAAAGACCTGGGCAAAGATGGTTTGGCCCGCAGCGTCCTGATTATCGCCACCGGCGATACGCCGCCCCTGACGCGGGTGAAAGGCGCCTTGACCGCCATCACCGTCGCGGAGTATTTCCGGGACCAGGGAAAAAATGTGCTCTTCATGATGGATTCGGTTACCCGCATGGCCATGGCCCAGCGCGAGGTCGGCCTGGCCGCCGGAGAGCCGCCCACCACCCGCGGCTATACCCCTTCCGTCTTCGCGCTCTTGCCCTCTTTTCTGGAGCGCGCCGGAACCACGCCGGACGCGGGAACGATTACGGGCCTCTTTACCGTGCTCGTCGAAGGCGACGACATGAACGAACCCATCGCCGACGCCGTGCGCGGCATCCTGGACGGGCATATCGTGCTCTCGCGGAAACTGGCGCACAAGAACCATTATCCTTCCGTCGACATCCTGCAAAGCATCAGCCGCGTAATGGTGGACATCGTTCCCGAAGAACAAGTATTGTCGGCGCGGCGGCTGATGGAAATCACTTCCATCTATCGCGACGCGGAAGACTTGATCAATATCGGCGCCTACCAGCGCGGCTCCAATCCGGAGATCGACCTCGCCATGGAAATGCTGCCCACGATCGACGCTTTCTTGAAGCAAGGCATCCAGGAAAATGTCCCCTACGCCCAATCCGTCAAGCAATTGCTGGCCATCGCCCGCCAATGCGCTCCCCGCAAACCGGCGCCGGCCGCTGCGAATAAGGGAGGGACCGCCCGATGAGAAATTTCCGTTTCCGCCTGGACCCGATGATCCGGTTGAAAGAATATCAAATCCAAAAAAAAGAAGAAGAAATCGCCGCTCTCGAAGATCAGATTCAACAACTCCTGCGCGAAATCGACGAGGGGCGGCAAGCGGTTCAAGATATGCGGCGGCGGCTGCTGGAAGAGACAGAAGACAAGGACCTCATCCAAGTGGAACGGTCGCTGGATATGTTCCGCGCCTATATGAATCGCGTCGAACAAGAGAAGCGGGCGCGCATCGCTTATTTTCGCCAACAACAGGATGAAAAAAGAAAAGAATTGGTTACACTCTATCAAGAAGAGAAAATTCTCGATCGCCTGAAAGAAAAGCGCCGTTTGGAATGGGAAACGGAAATGCGCAAAGAGGAGGGGGCTATGTTGGATGAAATCGGAACCCAAAAATACGTTCGCCGCGCGCGCGAGCATGGCGGCGTCATACTTTACTTGCTCGTCCCGCTGGCGCTGGCGGGAGCCGCCGCCGCGATCGGCTTTTACACGGGCGCCGTCGATAAGAGTTTGCTGGCCAAAATCCCCTTTCTCGGCTTCGGCGTAAAAGGCGCCACGGAAGCGGTCTCTCCCGTCTCGGCGACGGAAGAAAGCCGCTATCTCACCACGGAAGAACTCTTGGGAAATATTAAGGATCCCATGCCCAAGGCGTTGGAAAATCTGGTTCGGGAAAGAGAACGCCTTACGCTATGGCAAAAAGCGCTGGAAGAAAAAGAAAAGGATTTGAACATTCGCAGTTCCATTCTCGACGATCGCGAAGCGATGGTGAGCGGCCAAATCAAGCAAGCCTCGCAACTCGTTACCGCCTTCCAGGATTATTTAGCCAAGATCGACGAACGGGAAAAAAGCGCCCTTAGCGAGCGGGAGCAAACCATGGCGAAATCGCTGGCGGCGGGAAGCGAAAAAACCATCGCGCAAATGGCGGTTTCCCTCTTTCAGGCCGCTAATACAACGACTCCGGAAGATAAGGAGCAGGATCAATTGATTCTGATCCGCATCTTAACCAAAATGACGCCCTCTTCGCGGGATAAATTGCTTTCCGCCATTCACAAAGCCGATCCCCAAACGGGCGCGGAAATCCTGAAGAAGTTCATCAATACGGATATCAACGCATTATACGGCATTACGCCGCCTACTCCTTCCGCGATCGTCTCCCCCATTACGATCCCCTCGGCGACGAGGACGCTTCCGCCGCCCATCGAGCAGAACATAGGAGGCGGTACTCCTCCATCTGGCGGATGATGACCTTATCCCAATCGTAAACCGCTTCCATCAAGGCGCGGGCGTTTTCGCGCAGGCGCGCCCTTTTGCAGCGATCTTCAACGGCTTCCGAAATAGCCTCGGCGAATCGTTCCCACGATTCCGCAACGAAAAGATGCTCGCCGTCTTTCGCGTCCAATCCTTCGCAGCCGGCCGGCGTGCTGACTACGGCGCGGCCGGAGGCCATCGCTTCGAGAATCTTGAGGCGAATGCCTCCGCCGATTTGCAGCGGGACGATATAAATCAACGCCCGCCGCAGATAATCGCCGACTCTCTCCACCCGGCCCGTCACCCGGACGCCGTCTACTCCATCGAAGCGCTTGAGGGATTCCGGCGGACTCGCGCCGACGATTGAACACCGGACGCCGGGGATTCGCCGTCGGACCGCGGGCCAGGCGAAACGCAAAAAATCCAGCGCGCCGAAAGCGTTAGGGTAATAGGACATGGTTCCGGTAAAAATCAATTCCGGCGGTCCTTCCGGTTCGTCCAGGTAAGGATAATCCTCCAAATCCACGCCGGGACGCTGATGGAATACGGGCAATGACGGATCCAACCGCTTCAATTCTTCGCAATCCAACGGCGATATGGAGAGAATGCGTTCGAACTTGCGGCAGGCGAGGCGTTCGTAGCGCTTCGTTCGCCATCCCTCCATATAGGCGCATGTCTTCATCAATGGATTCGCCGAGTAGCGGGCGAGCTGCAGCAGCAAAAGGCCTTCGATATTTTCCTTATAATGAATTTTGAGGCACTCTTCCTCCCCGCTGACATAAGCGGCGGTATAGAAATTCTGCGCGTGAATGACGTCGAAGCGGCGGCGGCGTTGCAGGCGTTGAATATAACCGGCCATATCCGGATTGAAAAAACGATGCGCCTTATAAGGCCAGGCGGAGACCAGCGTTTTCGCCAACGGAGGAAGGGACCATTTGCCATAGGCGGGAAAGGCCGCCGCTTCGGCGCAAAATTCCTTCACGCGCTCCAACGCCGATAGTTCGGAGGGGTGATGATAGAGGCAAACCGCGCTGACGGAACATTCCCGGGCGAACCGCTTCAGCGTATTCCACGTTACGATGCGCCCGCCGCTATGGGGCGGATAAGGGATTTGGGGAAGGATGAAGAGAACATTCACGGCGGCAGGCTTTCTACACCACCTTGCTGATAAGAGCGAGACATGCGAAAGTCGTTTTGCGCACGGATTCGGTTTTTTCCCGCTCGTTGAATTCGGGATGGATGAACGGATTGCGCAGATGCTGCAACAGGATCAAATGGCTGGCGAGTGCGGTCGTCTTTTCGTCCGTCAATCCCTTCACGCCCAGAGGATTGCGGATGGAGATTTTGCCTTTGCGATTAGCGAAATCGTGATTCCGCCCCCAGCAGAAAAGAATCACGCCGAGAGCCTTCAATCCGTCGGGCTTGTATTTGGATTCGTGTTGAATGATGCGTTCGAGCACTTGGCGGGTAATGTCGGAATTCAGTTCCAGATTCTGCTGCTGCGCAGTGCGAATCAAATATTGATTGAAAAAAATATCCAAATTCCCCAATTTGGAATCGTAAATCTGATGGGCGAGTTGGCGGATATTTTCGCTGGCAAGCAGGCGGTTCACCTTGCGCCCAAGGCGCAGCTTCACTTCGTTTTCCACGGCGAAGGAATAGGAAAAACTGATATTGCGAGCTACGGAGAGCGTATGGGCGGAAGGGGAATCGTATAGGTTTTCCGCGATGGAAAGCATCGTCCTCGTTTCCCCATCGAGAGCGGACGCTTCCGGCAATTCGTCTTTGATGGAAGCGAGAACGGCGTCTGCGTCCAGTTCCTTCATCAAACCGGCGGAGCGGTTTTCCAGACTGTCCAACCGGTCCAGCATTTCATAGGCTTCGCTCTTCAATCCGGCGTCGAGGTCTTGATTCTCCATCATGCGTCCGAGTTCGGATCGGAGGGATTCGCGAACCTCGCCCTCTTTTTGCAGCGCTTCCTCCATCCGGTCGCGCAGCGAACGCATTTTTTCGAAATGATCGTAGATGGCGTCCAGCCGCTGGTAGAGCGTATTGATCTCCTCGTCGATGCGCGATTTGCTGAGAACGAACATAGCCCCATACTGCCGCGCCAGCGCCCCTTCGTCGAAGGAGCCGACCGCCGAGATCATAATAATGGGCGTTTGGGGATGGCTGCGCTTCGCTTCGCGGATAAAATGCAGCCCCTCGTCGTGCGTCCGCATGTCCAGATCGGTGATGACGACTTGAGGAGATTCGGATCGAATCTTATCCATTCCCTCGACGGAATCCTCCGCCTCGATGACATGATATCCCGCCAACGTCAAGTTGCGCACAACGGCGGTGCGATACTGAGGATTGTCGTCAACGATCAATAGGCGTCTTTTTTCCGCCATTGTCTTTCCATTCGAGATTCTCGTTTTATCTACGCTTCTAAAGGCAATGCGACCGGCTCGCCGCATTCGATCGAGCGATAGGCGCCCAAGGCGGCCTCCATCGCTTTCAATCCATCGTAACCTGTAATGGAAGAATTTCCCTTTTCCTGAATCGTTTTCGCGAAAGCGTTTACCAAACCTAAATCGATATTATCCGTCCAGCAATCCCATCGCGCCCGGACGGCGTCGTTATTATAGACCTCAATCTTCTGATTGAAGGCGTCCAGCGTCATAGATCCTTTTTCGCAAACGATTTCCATCGTTACATCTCCCCAAGTCGGATAAGAAGATTTGGGGCGCGACCAGGACGTATCGAGCGTAGCGAAAACGCCGCCTTCGAACTCCAATGATAATAGTCCGGCGTCGTCGATATCGATATCGGGATAAAACAATCGTCCCGCTTCGGCGTAGACGGAAACGGCTTCCCGCCCCAGAATCCAGCGCCAAACGTCGACCACGTGAACGGCGTGATCCATCACCGCCCCGCCCCCCGCCAGTTTGCGGTCGACGAACCACCCGCCAGGCATGGAGCCGTGATTGGTTCCCTTCATGGCGAGAATCTTGCCCAAAACGCCTCCCGCGATCAATTGGCGCATGCGCGCGATGGGCGCGTTATATCGGCAGGGAAAGGCGATCATGAGTTGAACGTTATGCGACTGGCAGGCGTCAATCATCCTCCGGGCGCCGGAAAGCGAAGTGGAGATGGGCTTCTCGCATAAAACGTGCATTCCCGCTTCCGCCGCCAAAAGAACGTGTTCTTCATGCTTGGCGTTTTCGGAACAGACGATGACGCCTTCCACGCCGCTGTCGAACAAATTCCGGCAGGCATCGAAAAAAGGAACGCCGTACTTTTCGGCGGCGCTGCGTCCCCTGTCCGCATTATCATCATAAAAACCGGCTAGTTGCGCCCGTCCCGATAGTTGTTGCAAGCAAGCGGCGTAACTATACGCATGCATATGTGCGCAAGATATAACGCCGATTCGCGCCGTCATAATTTCCCTCTCCTTGATCAATCAATAAGACGCAGCCAAAACCATTGGAATGATGAATGACGAAAAAAAACACGCCCCTTATTGCTTTTTTGATCTGTTTTCGCAAATCCTAATGGATTACTCTAGGCAGAAAACCTTACCCTGCCGCCCCGCCGTTGAAACGGGGGGCTATTTTCGTTTGCCCCTTTAAAGGGGCATTTAAAATAGCCCAGCCTTTCAAGGCTGGGATGAATTCAATCCACCCTGCAACCCTAATGTCTCAACGTCACAGGCCGTTTGGTCTTCATCGACTCCAGCGCCGCCGCCGCGAGACGGACGGCGTCCCGTCCTTCTTCCGCCGTGATGGGATTGCTTCCTTCGCCCCGCGCCGCCTTGACGAAATCCTGCATCGTCTTCATGCAGGCGGGGATGCTGACGGGGCTTTCGTTGCAATAATGCCGCGCGCCGCTGGCGCAATCCACCATCGATATTTTCAACGGAATGCTTTCCTGATTGTCGTAGCGGATCAATCCCTTATCTCCCGCAATCTCCACGTCGATCAGAAATTGCCCATAATGGCTCCACGACGATTCGATATGGGCAATAGCGCCGCTTTCCAAGCGCAGAATCGCCAGCGCATAATCCATGTTCTCCGTCGAACAACGTCCTTGCATCCCCTGGCAAAAAATCCTTTGGACTGGGCCAAAACAAGACAACAGAAAATCGAACTCGTGAATCATGGCGTCGAAGGCGACGCCGCCGCTGCTCTCGAAATTGGAATACCACCGTTGAGGATGCGGCGTGCGGCGGCCTAGCCAGATCACGCCCGGCTTGCCCACCGCGCCCGCCTGCAATTGCCGCCGG comes from Candidatus Omnitrophota bacterium and encodes:
- a CDS encoding FliI/YscN family ATPase, encoding MILTPHSIDWNAIRWSLNLIQPIRQRGYVDELIGVVILARGPGGAVGDLVYIYPAEGQEPVPAEIVGFRSGRVILMAFGEIAGIRPGCEVISSGGPLKIKCGEALLGRILDGMGNPYDGKGPVKTDSLRSIYNRPPSAIHRKRIVKPLATGVKIIDATLTWGQGQRIGVFSGSGVGKSTLMGMIARATEADVNVIGLIGERGREVREFIEKDLGKDGLARSVLIIATGDTPPLTRVKGALTAITVAEYFRDQGKNVLFMMDSVTRMAMAQREVGLAAGEPPTTRGYTPSVFALLPSFLERAGTTPDAGTITGLFTVLVEGDDMNEPIADAVRGILDGHIVLSRKLAHKNHYPSVDILQSISRVMVDIVPEEQVLSARRLMEITSIYRDAEDLINIGAYQRGSNPEIDLAMEMLPTIDAFLKQGIQENVPYAQSVKQLLAIARQCAPRKPAPAAANKGGTAR
- a CDS encoding flagellar export protein FliJ; translated protein: MRNFRFRLDPMIRLKEYQIQKKEEEIAALEDQIQQLLREIDEGRQAVQDMRRRLLEETEDKDLIQVERSLDMFRAYMNRVEQEKRARIAYFRQQQDEKRKELVTLYQEEKILDRLKEKRRLEWETEMRKEEGAMLDEIGTQKYVRRAREHGGVILYLLVPLALAGAAAAIGFYTGAVDKSLLAKIPFLGFGVKGATEAVSPVSATEESRYLTTEELLGNIKDPMPKALENLVRERERLTLWQKALEEKEKDLNIRSSILDDREAMVSGQIKQASQLVTAFQDYLAKIDEREKSALSEREQTMAKSLAAGSEKTIAQMAVSLFQAANTTTPEDKEQDQLILIRILTKMTPSSRDKLLSAIHKADPQTGAEILKKFINTDINALYGITPPTPSAIVSPITIPSATRTLPPPIEQNIGGGTPPSGG
- a CDS encoding glycosyltransferase, which gives rise to MNVLFILPQIPYPPHSGGRIVTWNTLKRFARECSVSAVCLYHHPSELSALERVKEFCAEAAAFPAYGKWSLPPLAKTLVSAWPYKAHRFFNPDMAGYIQRLQRRRRFDVIHAQNFYTAAYVSGEEECLKIHYKENIEGLLLLQLARYSANPLMKTCAYMEGWRTKRYERLACRKFERILSISPLDCEELKRLDPSLPVFHQRPGVDLEDYPYLDEPEGPPELIFTGTMSYYPNAFGALDFLRFAWPAVRRRIPGVRCSIVGASPPESLKRFDGVDGVRVTGRVERVGDYLRRALIYIVPLQIGGGIRLKILEAMASGRAVVSTPAGCEGLDAKDGEHLFVAESWERFAEAISEAVEDRCKRARLRENARALMEAVYDWDKVIIRQMEEYRLLCSARWAAEASSSPRGS
- a CDS encoding response regulator, yielding MAEKRRLLIVDDNPQYRTAVVRNLTLAGYHVIEAEDSVEGMDKIRSESPQVVITDLDMRTHDEGLHFIREAKRSHPQTPIIMISAVGSFDEGALARQYGAMFVLSKSRIDEEINTLYQRLDAIYDHFEKMRSLRDRMEEALQKEGEVRESLRSELGRMMENQDLDAGLKSEAYEMLDRLDSLENRSAGLMKELDADAVLASIKDELPEASALDGETRTMLSIAENLYDSPSAHTLSVARNISFSYSFAVENEVKLRLGRKVNRLLASENIRQLAHQIYDSKLGNLDIFFNQYLIRTAQQQNLELNSDITRQVLERIIQHESKYKPDGLKALGVILFCWGRNHDFANRKGKISIRNPLGVKGLTDEKTTALASHLILLQHLRNPFIHPEFNEREKTESVRKTTFACLALISKVV
- a CDS encoding Gfo/Idh/MocA family oxidoreductase, yielding MTARIGVISCAHMHAYSYAACLQQLSGRAQLAGFYDDNADRGRSAAEKYGVPFFDACRNLFDSGVEGVIVCSENAKHEEHVLLAAEAGMHVLCEKPISTSLSGARRMIDACQSHNVQLMIAFPCRYNAPIARMRQLIAGGVLGKILAMKGTNHGSMPGGWFVDRKLAGGGAVMDHAVHVVDVWRWILGREAVSVYAEAGRLFYPDIDIDDAGLLSLEFEGGVFATLDTSWSRPKSSYPTWGDVTMEIVCEKGSMTLDAFNQKIEVYNNDAVRARWDCWTDNIDLGLVNAFAKTIQEKGNSSITGYDGLKAMEAALGAYRSIECGEPVALPLEA
- a CDS encoding Gfo/Idh/MocA family oxidoreductase codes for the protein MDILRIGVIGAGVMGAAHAESIARIPEAELRAVADPHSAKAKELAEKYRAAALTDYLDLAHREDIDAVVVASPTPFHFFQARAAIEAGKPVYIEVPMTREREESDRLVELARERSVVVTAGHHHRAFLEMEEIRRQLQAGAVGKPGVIWLGRRTPHPQRWYSNFESSGGVAFDAMIHEFDFLLSCFGPVQRIFCQGMQGRCSTENMDYALAILRLESGAIAHIESSWSHYGQFLIDVEIAGDKGLIRYDNQESIPLKISMVDCASGARHYCNESPVSIPACMKTMQDFVKAARGEGSNPITAEEGRDAVRLAAAALESMKTKRPVTLRH